The Plectropomus leopardus isolate mb chromosome 22, YSFRI_Pleo_2.0, whole genome shotgun sequence genome includes a window with the following:
- the pmch gene encoding pro-MCH: protein MTSVYSSLYSLLLFSQLSRLSVSVAMPSAKGEDGAMEQDGLFLGAEPMAEPAVVSPVYRRSLVQETNEMNEDGSPKFFILSDMGLKEHGIRGLNPAFTRSFPLLTDRSLSHTPAEHSLKIDRRNTDIDILRCMIGRVYRPCWTAV, encoded by the exons ATGACCTCGGTCTACTCTTCCCTGTACTCTCTGCTGCTATTCTCTCAGCTGAGCAGACTCTCGGTTTCAGTGGCAATGCCTTCAGCTAAAGGAGAAGATGGCGCAATGGAGCAAGATGGCCTGTTCCTGGGGGCCGAGCCCATGGCTGAGCCCGCTGTGGTTTCCCCTGTGTACAGGCGAAGCCTCGTGCAGGAAACGAATGAGATGAATGAAGATGGAAGCCCTAAATTCTTCATCCTCTCG GACATGGGGCTGAAAGAACACGGTATTCGTGGGCTGAACCCGGCCTTCACCCGGTCCTTTCCACTGCTCACAGACCGAAGCTTGAGCCACACTCCCGCTGAGCACAGTTTGAAAATTGATCGCAGAAACACCGACATCGACA tACTGCGGTGTATGATAGGAAGAGTGTACCGACCCTGCTGGACAGCAGTCTAA